Sequence from the Magallana gigas chromosome 4, xbMagGiga1.1, whole genome shotgun sequence genome:
CTATTAATCACAAATAGAATAATTATTAGAATGGTCAGTCCCATTACTATGTACTGTATACAAGGCAGTATTCgtccctgttttattttcgcccctttctcCTTTGTTGTCAGCTGTGGAATGTAAGACTGGGATAATTCTTAAAATAACTGTTTTGATTAGAAAGAGCAACCATTTTAACTGTGTCTGGTTGAATTCCAGATGGGACAAAACTGTCTGAAAGTGTAAAAGgttgaaaataaccctgtatacagtgtTATAGGGATGTTGACAAGTTGtatttacacaatatttaacaatggtaaaatttaaaactgctTGTCTACTGACAAGATGTGGTGTTGATGGGTGGGGTAAACATTTGTGTAAAAGGTTGAAAATAACACATGCGAAAATAACCCCCTATACAGTGTTATAGGGATGTTGACAAGTTGTATTTACACAATATTAAACAatggtaaaatttaaaattgcttGTCTACTGACAAGATGTGGTGTTGATGAGTGGGGTATACATTTGTGGTAGGCTCTTATGATTTGTGAgacaggattttaaaaatctaaagtaGTGAAATGAATGTCGCTGAAAGGTGGTACATGAAGTGAGGGGGCAGGGCATATGATGACACGGGGTGAAGTATGCTAAATTTGAGTGTTACATAACGTCTGTTGTACTTGCTCATTGCATAGTATTAATGTAAGAATTGCACTTCAGATAAAAGTTTTCTTCTCAGAGAAGGAAAGCTGTAGTCCTCCAAATTTCGAAATCAAATCTCGGCAGATTCCTTTTGCCATTGCACTTGGAGCTGTAGGCATTGTCTGCAAGCATCCGGTGCTCAATATCTTTATAAGATAACCAGCATCACAGTCGAAAGTTCATGAGCACAGATTTGCAGTGTTCAGAGACAAGAAAACACTCATACAGAACTGAGCGTTCACATTCATAACATGTCTGATGAATCGTCCAGGTTACTGGGACTCACGGGCTCAGACGACAGCATAGGGTCCGCGTTCACGGGAGAACTGTCATCCATGAACTCATCCATGATGTTAGCATGGTTCACGAAAACATTGGTTTGAGTTAGATCAGGCTGGAATTTGGCAGCCTGAAAGGGGGCTGGTTGCTGGGTGAGTGTCAGTTGTTCTATTTCGTTGTCAAGACCAGTTCCCATTCCTTGAGATTTCATGACCAACTCCATTTGCTGAAATTTAAAGAGGTGATTGAAATTACtgtataaagagaaaaaaattagttgACTTTCTACTGTATATAACAATGTAAgatttttcattaaagtttAAGATGATAATTGttcatcattaaaaattaaaattgtcaaaataaccTTTTTTCCTTAAATCTTCTGACACAATTAATCTACCTGTGTCCCTATCACAAACAATCTATCTAATATCAAGAGTACCCAATGTCAAACAGTAGATTTAATATCTTCAGTGACATTGTCATTGTTAGATGCAGTACATCTATGGTCTTAACTGACAAATTACTgtatttcacttttttaaatatagatattaCTTTCTTTGCAGTTTTGAAAAAGTTCAGCATTTTGGGGATATTGTATCAGACTTTTTCAGTAAAAAATCAAACCAACCTTGTATATTACAAACTAACAACAAATTACAAAACTAGAAATTATTTTCCAACAGTTAAAGTGGCTTTGATTTAGTGCATTCCTGGATGTACATTTATGTGTGACATTTAGCAATGTTATTGATTTAGCAGAGGCAGCATTCTGCCAAAACACTAATTAGAAAACACAGCCAATGAATTATTATTACAGTAGATTAGGACTACTGGGGCACACACCTGCATTCTGAGGAGCAGCTTCCTGTTGTTCATCTCCAGCTGTCTCTGGCGGGTCTCCATCTGCTTCATCCGGTCCTGATCCTTCTTCAGCCGGCGGATGTACTCCACTGAGGCCTTCAGGATCGTTCCTTTGTTCTGTCTCATGTCACTGTAAAACACAACCAACCACAGGTTGAATGCAATAACCAATCACTGAAGTTGTTATGATCAATGTTATAATGAAACAACCAATCGATGAAGCTATTACAAGGAATCAATGTTGTAATGATCCAACCAATCAATTTACTTCTCACTCAACtaattaattctttgaatatttcagATACCATATTGTAATTATTTGACCTGCATTAAGAATTCAAAACTTTATATACATCTACAAACTAAGTTAAACCAGAATGTTGATTTGATATTGCCATTAATTTTGGAGCATGAGTTATTCGCTCTTTAGTATCTGAGTCAGTGATGACTAAATGTACTTGTATAAATGTTCAGAATCTATTATTACATGTCCCCTAGCTATATGGTAAACAATAAACCACAATATCACAAGTACGCTTTAAATCTGAATTGCTCTTGACTTTTAACAAGCGTTCCTACTTCAATAAGAGCAATTTTGtgtattcaaatattttgccaaaaaaattataatgctaaacttttttaaaaactatttcttAAAAGATTCTTTAACAGTTTCTACCCATAAAAGTAGCTGTTCTCACATAAATGCTAAgtatgtatatcaaattttaagatatttcaaatacatgaTTGATGCAAAAGACCCAATGACAACAGACAGTGACCGTCAACTGCTGTCTCCTGAGGATACTGTATCCATATAACTTTTGCTTTGTCAGCAAATTAACGTTTGCAATTCAAGACTAATCAACATTTGCTCTTGAGAATTAAAATCAGACttggaaaaaaaatgcacatgtaCTGAAATTCTCTCACAATAGAATAATTTATTGCTTTCTTGACTGAAAAATTGCtcatcattttaacaaacacaAACATACCGTGGATTGACTATGTCAAAAAATCTTGcatgtatgtgcatgtatatcTATCATTATGATAACACTTACGGGTCGGTGCTCTTTGGGAGGAGAGTGCCAAGTTCTTTGATTCTGTCGTTTATGTTGAATCTTCTTCTTCTCTCAACTATtcgaaataaaatcatttatttcaaaacagttgtacatacatttaattCAACATAAAACTGATGCTTGGGAGCTTTCTGTAAGTTCCAATGGTGTTCATtcacatgtattaaaaatatgcatttatttaagaaaataagaCAATATCTTCACCAAAACATTTATAGCAATATGTAGACAGACATTGGAAAAccaattaatatataaaaatagatttttaaaaaatatctaaaatcaaGTCATTTTAATAGGTTTCTACCAGGAACGAATCACTTTCTAAAATTACTCCCAATTTTTTCAGGGAACCCTTTATTTTCAGTATCACATAACCTACAGTGCAAGCCACTTAGGATGGAGATAGCAGGAGTTTTTATGATAACTCTCATTTGGTACTTATCATCAAAGCTGAAGAAGATACCATGATACACTAGAACACAGACAAACACTGTATATTGTTTGCTTCCTCTGTTCTCGTACACTTTGTACTTGGGAGTCAGTGCAGTGTACTTGTACAGTACGCAGAATTTATCTAACGACCTTTGAAGGGAGTACTTGACAGGAGAGTGAAGGACAACTCCACCAATTGGACCGTGTGTTGTACAGACAATCCATATGTATTTCATTACTACTAGATTTCTAAGGACCCTTACAAAGTTCTTGATGTTCTAACAATTCAACATTTGGTTGTGTTTTCTATTTAACCTTTTGGCAGAAAGCAGCTTTTGCAACATCAAGTTTACTGTGTAAGGTaaagctaaacttgttaaaaatcaatatcttaCAAGCTATTAATATACTTTTAGAttagtaaatataaattaaaaaagcaaaacaacaatcaaagcttaaagaaaaaaacttcattaaaaaatttttgCAAAGAGAAAAAAGTTTGATAGCTTAATGCCATTCTATTTTGATCCTCCAAAAAATAGACCAACTGTTAAACCATTTCTAATTTTCTGtaactgaccccccccccccccccccccccaccttccCTTCCATCCACCTTCAAAATAAGGGGTGTATTTGACTGCACTCAAAAtcttattgattttaatcctaACTCATTAGATCTTGCACAAGAATTCTATGACTCCTCTTATTTAAATAACTCTCCAACTAATAATACAGGTGCCACCCCTGGCAGGTTCTGGATCCACCACTTACTCATGTTATGGTTGTCTTTCTTCTGTCGGTCCTTTGCCCACATTCTCTTTTCCTCGTCGGACATGAACTCTGGCAGCCTCAGTTCCCCCGCCTGAAACTTGGCGGGGCAGGAGCTGGCTCCATTCGACGCATCATCGTTTGTGTCGTACAGACCAAGGATGTTGTTTGAATGGGGaagctaaaaacaaaatgaaaatgatgaatCAAAAGAAATAGAGTAGAACATTGTTATTTGTTTGCATGAAATTATTAAAAGCAGAACAATACAACAAAGCATTTTTTCAAACTAAAGATAATACCAAAGATAAAGAAGTGAGGCGGTTTCATCAGTTGATATCAATTCACTAGcttttctttgataaataaattgaatttttttttaattacaacaTGACAAATTTGTTGTCAAAATTAGAGAATAAATCAAACTGTAAGGCGttctaaaaatattataaaaaggaTTGACTagagaataaaaaaattggCATCTATCATTgaatatgtaaaaattacaaagtacatgtaccttataaATTACTTTATAAATCCTCATGGCTCATGAAACCAGAAAAATACTAACTCGGTGTTTCCTTTAAATGTCACCTTTTTCTACATACAGGTATGTTTTCAGATATGCTTGAGTTAGTTCTTTTGAGCATTTGCATTTAAATGTCACATGATTTCACATGGCCAAAAACCTTCATTCACACACCGCTCAACCATATACAGACCAGTGACCTTGAGAATGGCCTTGATCTGTAGCACATAATGAAGCTAACAATCAGAAATCTTAGCAATGACAGGAATCGTCCAGGTGAGACCTTGTAAATGCAGTGAAATCAAGGACTGTCTTAACTTGACTACAGCAAAGACAATAAAACAAAAGCATGTACAAGTATTAACATACCTGCATCTTATCGAAAAATAGAACATCGTGCCACATGATTGAGTTCATGACGGGTGATGAAGACAAGAGAGGAAATGGAAGTGAAAGTAACAATAAAAACacatggaaaggaaaatatcatAACTCGTAATTATCACACTTGGCAGAGTTAGTCATCTCCTCCAAAAAAAGACACAAAATAACAATGTTGTCCGACAAGAGGTTAAGTGTGACTAGATTAAACTCCGTGAGTGGGCCTCTATTTCTGTGGACCCTTCAGTGGTACGTGCTTCTATCTCTCCCCCTCAGTCGCAAGTTCAAAAGTCGATGATGTTAATGCCACTGGAAGATCCAATTAATGGGGGCTTAGGCTGAGCCAGGAAAGAGGCTCTGATCAAATAGTCAACAAATGGCGACGTTGTTTCGGGGGAGGTTAATGGGccctttgtttgtttgtttgttacacCTATAGAGAGACCTTGTTACATAGTTCTGTATTAATTGGTGTACAGTGTACTTTATGTAACAATGCAATGgttgtgtttgttttttgcaattgaaaaaaaaaaaccaaagtctCACCTGTACTTGTCTCGATAATTAATTAAACGTTAATTAGTTTCTAATgaccaacaaaaaaaacaacaaccttgCATCATATCAATTCATTTGCTAAAGGAGACTGCAAACTTTTGATTCACCTGGTAAAATAGTGATAAAGGAATGAGAGAGAACATTGCTTTGAGACAGAAACACAAAAATTGACGAACtgttttctttattgaaaaaaaatactgtggAACCATCATTGCTcatgggggaccaatgttcgtcGCTTttgtgggtaacccttgcccatgCACCAGGAAAAAAGGCTACCCACAAACACTGACTCCCACAAAGACAACTGGAAAAGAGTGAAAGGGTGTTGgttttttgttgggtttttttatttgttttttggggtttttgtttgttttttgggggggagcTGTTATTTATTGTGACTTACTGTTGTGGACATGTGGTTGAGGGAGGGTTCCAACAGATTAAGATCCTGGTCTACATTAGGATCCACTGACTCCAAGCTGATGAGGTCATTCAAAAGGTTATCCACCTGACAAATATAGAACAAAGTGATCAAAATCTCCTTCATTATCATGTTTTGATTAGTAATATTACAAAAGCATGTGTTTGACAATAACAAGGATGCACTTGAGTGATGGAGAGGGAAGGGAGGGAGATCTAGATTGTATCATTTCAATATTGACAAATATTAAATCAGCATTATTATTGGAGACCTATAAATAATGTTAAGCAACAATTCtacttataattataatattgctTACGTCTGTAGGTCAGATAAATACATATGATATTAATCACGTTAACCATGTATCTCCACATTAAGATCATTCAATCTTTGCATCTACCTGGTAGTTTGGTAAACATTTATACCGGGTATATCTACCACAAATCAGTTTCAGGTACATATATAGATATACAAAAGTCTGCTTTGAATAGTATTATCACTCTCAcattattttgtcaaatttcaaTATCTTCTGTTCAAGATCTCATCTAGAACAGAATCTGATGTGACATTGATGAATTGAGGATGTATTTTGATCTTTTTCTGCAAATATTCCTGACAATGTCTTATGTGACAGGAAATATCTTGTACATCAATATTGTCAGTAAATCATCAATAGAACAAACCTAACACCCCTTCCCTATATCCAATCCTTTCAATTGTTTTTTGGCATTATTGTGATTTCATAGATCATATTGTATTTAACCCCGGCCTTCATGTATTACTGTGTATCACTAGAATCCCCTGACTTTTGATCTTTGACCCCTGCACCCCTTTTTATTGAGAGACAATCCAATCAGTTAATGGTTTTTCCTCAATTTGTATCAGGAAATATATGATCAAAGATAGGTTGTTGCACTTTTTCTGAACGCCCTTAAATGTTTCAACTCACTCAAATATGGAGGAAGTTGAAAATCgaaagtaaattaaattaagGAAATATCTATTCATTAATGAATAATTAAGCACtcaactttaatatttttaaccaagttcttctttaaatattttaatctttaagTTAGATAATGAAAGGTTGTATTCTAAATGCTTTTAATCATTTGAAACCGaaaaaagttacattttttattaGACTGCACCTTATTTGTCTTGAATATTACATAATTTGCCAGAATACGCAACATTGATTTATATTTGCTGGACAGaatattaattagttttatCAGCTATCAAGgtacaaatataatttatttaaacatttacattCAAAGATAGAAATTCTACTGAAAGGTTCAATTTCAGAACATTTGccttgtttgaaaaataaacttttcattttctttaagcatttatttatgtgtacctTAATTAGTGTAGAATATTTATGACAGAAAAAACGTAACTACACATGAAAAGGAAATAACACTGTGCCCACctcactgtttgagaaaacgaaacaaaaaaaaacccgcatATTTAAGGGAAATAACTGCCCACATCTAAACAACTGCATATAAAAGAGACACAACTCTGTCCATACCTCATTGAAATCTGAGACACTGTTAGTGGCACTGCTGAGTCCCATGGAGAGCGGGCTGTCCGGGTCCACGGGGGCGCTGCCACTGACCGTAGTGGGCACCATATTGGCCCCAGGGATCTGTGTGGTGAGGGCAGGCATAGACTGGGCGGTGGTCACCTTACCAGAGTTGTGCAGGAACAGGTGAATCTGTCGCTTCTGGTTCTCAGTCACATGGAACTGTGTTGGGTTTTCTAGCTGAGTCTTCACCTACAGACAAACAGAAAGTAGCTCTTCTCAATCACATAGAAAAacctctctctttttttttaaaaatcttgctgAAATTTTATGTTTTCTAATGGCTATTCAGCACTTGGGCGAGTGATATTAAGTGTCACCCTCGAATATCTCTTCCTGAAAAGGAGAATAAACAGGAAAATTAATCGTTGTTACTCTATTTTACAGTAAGTAAAACACAGGGCATGAAAGCATACCTGCCATCTCTTTCCAAGTATAGAAAATGTATGCGTTTTTGACTTTATATTTATGACAAGTTTTGGACAGTCTGCAGTGTGAAGACAACCTTCGGTGGCTAGAGGTCGCTGACAGGGTAAGGTCATTCCTAAAGATCTTTACCTTCTCGGCCAGAGCCACTAATTACACGAAACAACCATGACAATACCCTAGCTGGCCCTCAGTGCTAACTTCCTGCTCATGCCTAAAAGTGCTCTCGTTTGAAAAGCTTTTTCATAAACCTATCACTAAAATTGATTgtcaaaaattcaattcatacaaacaaggaaaaaaaacatgcataatCATCGTCTCCAATGCAAACAggatcaaacatttttttcttacatggGTATATTTATGATACAATTTAGCTCTCAATCTCTGTGAAGTGTTCCTTTTAAAAGTAATGTGACAATGTTTGCATGGTACTGGCACTTACAAACATACATAAAGAGAAGGAGAACTGATTTTGTGGCAATGTTTCCTTTACGGACAGTGCAGGGAAATTTTTAACACAATCTGGGCTCCAATACAGATATATAAATCCTCCACTTACCTATCcatgtacagctgtttatcaaGTTTaccattattcattttatgtaataaataaaagtcAATGGCCACCAAACTATGAACTAAATTTTACACAAATgtaccaaattaatgaattaaatgaCTATATATGAATGCAAGTGATAGACTAAAGACCAAATTATACACCTAATGATTTTTCTGGGTCTATTCAATAGTGAAACTGAGGGATCAATAGactaaaaagaaaaagactTAACACTGAAACAGAAACAGCAAGATCATACAgctcaaagcaaaattctttttttttaaaaatgcacaagGAAACATAAAATTATGGTATTCCGCATTTATTTCATACCTCTAAAAGGTCCACCTTGACACTTGATAATTTTCCTAACAGCAGAAAATTTACACTTCCTTCATCAAAATTTCATTCTGATATTGCCGCATGTATTATACATTCTTCACactgattaaatgaaataacttttgTCCTATCATTTATCTGAAAGTTCAAAGGTGACCAGAGTCAACAAACTCCCCCCTACACCTATTTGTTTGTTTCTCCTGTGGGTATCAGTGGGTCCAGGGGAGACAAGATTATGATTTCAGCAGCCAGTTTGGTCTTGTCAAATCCCACAGATCTCAGAGTGCACTGTGACCAAAGATTCATCAGGccataatttgataaaaatgtattaattcatttgttttactGTCATATCATAATGAATCCAGAGGGTATATGTATCGATAGTTTTCCACTGGTGAACAAAAATGGCATATTTATATTCCTGAACAGTAAAAATTTGAAGTGTAAACTACAATGTTCAAGAAACAACTTTGCACACAAGCActaattaatattcaaagttttgCACACAAACTGTAACTTTCAGAATAGTCTGTTTACACAGAGTACAAAAATTTAATCCCATTATCATTGCACCCAAACCTACATCATAACATATGTAACATTACATGGGCAGTGTACGATACAAATATACGCTAGAAACTGGGTTATCAATCGGTAAACAGTGGACTGTTTATCCTCTCTCTGTGTTTACAGCAGATGTATCCAGACTACCTAACCATCATAGTTCACAATGTTATATATGAGTCCAAAATCTGGTGCAATATTGCAGTCAAAAATCAACACTgattcacatgtacatgtacgtacaatGTACCGGTACTTCTAGTGAGATTGGATCGAAATAcagtttacaaaaataaattcctgcTTATGTTACAtgtcaatacatgtaccagtattcaCAATAAATCTGACATTTTCACCTTTGGATGTTGCACTTCAGTTGGCGGTAGACTCCTTCATTCCCCAACCCCTCCCCATTCCATCCCATCCCTTCACTTTGAATAACTTTTGTACCGGGTATGTCTTCAAGTTTGTGAATAAGATACTGATTCTATTTACCTTTCTTTCACAATAAACAAtttcatgggttttttttgtaagattaaatctaacaaaaaacaacattttcaatagatatatatgtatatggtgACTTCCATGCACAGGAATGATTTGAGgctaatttaatttaaatcaaagcaATTTCCTTTACATCGTCATTGCTCATTACTCTAGTTGCCTTTATTCAATTATTGTACCAGTCACTTATATAATCTAATCAATATTAATAAGTGTGCATTCATGTGCAATAGGTTTtagcatatatacatgtactaaattaaAAATCGATTATAACATGTATAAGCTGCACAGATAGTGACAGTAACTTTAATAAACTTGCATGTTATCttcaagttacatgtacatgtattacaaaaatttataaccaagttgattaaaaatctgaatatctatatatttaaagTCAAACAGGAGAGGATTAGGAAGGATGGATATAGTCAACAGATCTAACCCTTCATATCTACCATCAAACTTTAggtatgattattttttaatcataaactaTTACTTCCAAATGTTCTATCTTTAAAATCTGAATATCGACTATGTCCTTAAACAGAAATCTTCATCTAAAATAAACTAATATAGTCTTAAAATGATAATGGACATCCAGCTTTCTTTAAATTCTACAAATGTCAGACCACAAAAATTGACCCCAAACTTAAACAGtacatacagtaaaacacgcttataataaatcaataagcgtcaattcattataaacatGTTTGCTAATTCATTATAAACATGTTTGCTCTAACCATATCTTACTGCAGTATTTCGTGTATACTTACTGTAAGAACTCGTGTAGGGACCTCTGTACTGGAGCTAACGGAGCCCGCCGGTATCTGGATCGACTGAGGAGCGGTATGAGCTGGCCGGTAGGACTGGGAGTAGGATGGTGTCTGCTCGTTCTTTTTCTCCTCCTGTTCCGTCTGCAAACGCATCAGCTGGAGGCGGAGGTTGGCTCGCAGGTTTCCCTTTGAGACATCTAGTTTTGTCATGTTGTTGCTGTAAAGAATTAAGATACAGTAACACCTCTATCAATCTAAAT
This genomic interval carries:
- the LOC105342338 gene encoding microphthalmia-associated transcription factor isoform X2, whose product is MDYLTSYGSYLYEQEYKPCMYMNSQNQQSCMYAQDQQPWTSNNMTKLDVSKGNLRANLRLQLMRLQTEQEEKKNEQTPSYSQSYRPAHTAPQSIQIPAGSVSSSTEVPTRVLTVKTQLENPTQFHVTENQKRQIHLFLHNSGKVTTAQSMPALTTQIPGANMVPTTVSGSAPVDPDSPLSMGLSSATNSVSDFNEVDNLLNDLISLESVDPNVDQDLNLLEPSLNHMSTTLPHSNNILGLYDTNDDASNGASSCPAKFQAGELRLPEFMSDEEKRMWAKDRQKKDNHNMIERRRRFNINDRIKELGTLLPKSTDPDMRQNKGTILKASVEYIRRLKKDQDRMKQMETRQRQLEMNNRKLLLRMQQMELVMKSQGMGTGLDNEIEQLTLTQQPAPFQAAKFQPDLTQTNVFVNHANIMDEFMDDSSPVNADPMLSSEPVSPSNLDDSSDML
- the LOC105342338 gene encoding transcription factor EC isoform X1, translated to MGTMGDYEDIGLDLRVPKMSPDDPERCDSRTESEGDEQTTQAFLVQNGRKIKLERSESDPECENPRVIDDSHIDEVSDGGIDINLCYPEGDFYALGAHNDGSFDDSEVTVKSDDSTTITGDDSVIVLNSGRRLSGEGERRIQLRSLLDSRVNRGGKIEKVRVIKSNNMTKLDVSKGNLRANLRLQLMRLQTEQEEKKNEQTPSYSQSYRPAHTAPQSIQIPAGSVSSSTEVPTRVLTVKTQLENPTQFHVTENQKRQIHLFLHNSGKVTTAQSMPALTTQIPGANMVPTTVSGSAPVDPDSPLSMGLSSATNSVSDFNEVDNLLNDLISLESVDPNVDQDLNLLEPSLNHMSTTLPHSNNILGLYDTNDDASNGASSCPAKFQAGELRLPEFMSDEEKRMWAKDRQKKDNHNMIERRRRFNINDRIKELGTLLPKSTDPDMRQNKGTILKASVEYIRRLKKDQDRMKQMETRQRQLEMNNRKLLLRMQQMELVMKSQGMGTGLDNEIEQLTLTQQPAPFQAAKFQPDLTQTNVFVNHANIMDEFMDDSSPVNADPMLSSEPVSPSNLDDSSDML
- the LOC105342338 gene encoding microphthalmia-associated transcription factor isoform X3; protein product: MQDSGIEFDIASLADADQVLNDDKNFYQLKSKTIVQSQSNNMTKLDVSKGNLRANLRLQLMRLQTEQEEKKNEQTPSYSQSYRPAHTAPQSIQIPAGSVSSSTEVPTRVLTVKTQLENPTQFHVTENQKRQIHLFLHNSGKVTTAQSMPALTTQIPGANMVPTTVSGSAPVDPDSPLSMGLSSATNSVSDFNEVDNLLNDLISLESVDPNVDQDLNLLEPSLNHMSTTLPHSNNILGLYDTNDDASNGASSCPAKFQAGELRLPEFMSDEEKRMWAKDRQKKDNHNMIERRRRFNINDRIKELGTLLPKSTDPDMRQNKGTILKASVEYIRRLKKDQDRMKQMETRQRQLEMNNRKLLLRMQQMELVMKSQGMGTGLDNEIEQLTLTQQPAPFQAAKFQPDLTQTNVFVNHANIMDEFMDDSSPVNADPMLSSEPVSPSNLDDSSDML